The DNA segment TCACGCTCTTCCTCGGTATCGCGGGCGTCGCGGGGTACTTCTTCTACGAGCCGGACGGCGATATCTGACAGAACGGAGAGAAAGCGGCCGATCAGGCCAGGAAGACGTGCCGCGGCCGCTCTTCCAAGATGTCCCGGCCGTACTCGACGGTCTCGGCGAAGTCGTCGCTCCGGAAGAACGCCATCGCGTCCTCGCGGGAATCCCAGCGGCTGGCGATGAACATGTCGTTCTCGTCCTCGCGATTGGCGAGGAGGTCCGTCTTGCGGTGGCCATCCATGCCCGAAAGCGCCTCGCCGACGTCGGCGAAGGTGCCGACGAAGTCCGATCGGTGTTCCGGCTTCACGGTGTAGAACATGCCCATCGTCCCCCACGAGTCGTCGCTCGCGGGACGGTCGTCCCGCTCGCCATCGGCGCCAGCGGGCGCCCCGTCCCCTGCCTGACGGACGACGTCGGGCAGGTCCGCGAGGAACCCGGCCGCCGTCTCCGCGGCGCTCTCGGTCTCCCAGAGGCTGGCGACCGCCGATTCGGCGTCGTCGCCAGCGACCTCGGTGGGCTGGTAGACGACCGTTCTCACGTGCGTGTCGTAGTGGTCGAAGTTCGTGCGGAGACCGTCGACTTCGGAGAAGAGTTCGTCGGGATCGGCCGCGGAGTAGAGGACGACCGCGTGGACGTCCTCGCCGTGGGGCTGGCCGGCGTAGACGCCGAGGTCCTCGAGTTCGCTCCGGACGTCCCCGGGGGCGCCGGACTCGTCGTCGTGGTGATGGCCACCGTGTCCGTGTCCGTCGCCGTGGGCATCGTCGTGTCCGTGCGCCGAGTCGCCGTGCGCGCCGTCGTGTCCGTGTCCGTCGCCGTGGTGGTCATCCGGGGCCTCCCCGTGTGGGTAGCCGTTCGCCTCGCCGCCGTGTTCGCGGCCGGTCCCGGACGCGTGCGGGTGCCCGTCACCGGCGTCCGGCTCCCCGGTGAGCGACTGGCCGGCCAAGAACGCGCCCAGATTCGTGGGATCGAACTGGCGACCGAGGCGGAAGCGGCCGAACGCGGCGTACTTCGAACTGGAGGGGTCGAAGCGCATCTCGTAGAGCAGATCCTTGATGTCCGTCGGGTCGTCGGCGAAGAGGGTGACGCCCCACTCGTGGTCGTCGAGGCCGGCGCTGCCGGAGATGATCTGGCGAACCTTGCCGGCGTAGGTCTTGCCGATCTCGCCGTGGCTCGAGACGTGCTCGGCGCGCTCGTCGAACGGCGTATCGTACCAGTTGTACTCGGGGGGATCGCGGCGCTTGTCCATCGGGTAGAAGCTGACGTAGTCGGCGTCGGGGATGGTGGGATAGAGCCGCGATTCGATGTACCGTTTCATCCCGGGGTCGGCGTCGGCGTCCGGGTCGAAGTAGTCGCTCGCGCCGCCGTAGCCCGAGGCTTCCGTCACCGAGACGTACGAGTCGCTGTGCTCGGTGAACGCCGCGAATTCGGTGGTTTCGAATCGCCGTTCGAGCGCGTCCAGGTCTGCGAGTGTCGGTCGAAGGTGGATCAGACACAGGTCCGCCTCGTGGCCGAGTACCGCAACGGTCGTCGAGGCGCCCTCGTCGGCGTCGGCAACCGACTCGGCCGCCCGAAGGTACTCGACGCCCTCCGTGATCGCCCGATCGCGCCGTCGGTCCGGCGCCTCACGCCAGGCGTCCCAGTCGACCGTCCGAAAGTCGTGGAGCATGTACCAGCCCTCCGCGGTGTCCGGTGGCGTCCGTCGGTCCATACGAGATCTTGGGGCGGTGGCGTCAAGAAAGAACGGATTCGAGCGTGACAACGTGGAGCGCTCACAACGTCGACGTTCAGCGGCTGAACGTGGTGATCCGTGGTGGGTACCGAAACTCTTTACCAACTTCCGTTTCATACGGTTTGCGTATGCGGAAAAGTGGACCACCGAAAGGGCTCATCGCCTATCTCGTACTCGAGCTACTCGAAGAGAAACCGCGGTACGGGTACGAGATCCTAAAGGAGATCAAGGACCTGAGCGGTGGCCACTGGGAACCGTCCTACGGCTCCGTCTACCCGATCCTCTACAAGTTCGAGGAGAAAGGGTGGGCCGAACGGATCGAACGCGAGGACGAACCGGACCGAAAGTACTTCCAGCTCACCGACGCGGGCGCCGACGAACTGGCAGATCGACGCGAGGAAACCGCGGGGAACGCCCGCGAATTCGTCGACGTCATCCTCGGCTTCTACCACGTCTACGCGGTCATCGCGACCGACGAACGCTTTACCGTCCCCGAACTCGAAGAGACCTGGCACTTCGACGAGGACTTCAGCCGCTGGATCGTCGAACAGGTCGCCCGCCACCACGAGCACTACTTCGACGCAGACTTCGACCGGCTCGCTGAGACGCCCGAGGAGTTCTACGAGTCACACGGCATCGACGACGAGTGATGCGGTTCCCGACCGAGGGTGGCCCGCACCCGATTCAGGCGAGCAGGGTCGGTGCGAAGATCATGACGAGGAAGCTCGCGAGCATGGTGACGCCGACCATCGTCGTGACGACTCGCACCATGCCCCGCGTCGCGTCGACGCCCGGAAGACGAGCGAGTACGGTCTCGGTCGACGTCCGGAGGATGTGCCCGCCGTCTAGGGGAAACGCCGGGATACAGTTGAAGAAGGCGAGATTGAGGTTGATCCAGCCGGTCCAGA comes from the Halovivax cerinus genome and includes:
- a CDS encoding PadR family transcriptional regulator, with protein sequence MRKSGPPKGLIAYLVLELLEEKPRYGYEILKEIKDLSGGHWEPSYGSVYPILYKFEEKGWAERIEREDEPDRKYFQLTDAGADELADRREETAGNAREFVDVILGFYHVYAVIATDERFTVPELEETWHFDEDFSRWIVEQVARHHEHYFDADFDRLAETPEEFYESHGIDDE
- a CDS encoding heme-binding protein — encoded protein: MDRRTPPDTAEGWYMLHDFRTVDWDAWREAPDRRRDRAITEGVEYLRAAESVADADEGASTTVAVLGHEADLCLIHLRPTLADLDALERRFETTEFAAFTEHSDSYVSVTEASGYGGASDYFDPDADADPGMKRYIESRLYPTIPDADYVSFYPMDKRRDPPEYNWYDTPFDERAEHVSSHGEIGKTYAGKVRQIISGSAGLDDHEWGVTLFADDPTDIKDLLYEMRFDPSSSKYAAFGRFRLGRQFDPTNLGAFLAGQSLTGEPDAGDGHPHASGTGREHGGEANGYPHGEAPDDHHGDGHGHDGAHGDSAHGHDDAHGDGHGHGGHHHDDESGAPGDVRSELEDLGVYAGQPHGEDVHAVVLYSAADPDELFSEVDGLRTNFDHYDTHVRTVVYQPTEVAGDDAESAVASLWETESAAETAAGFLADLPDVVRQAGDGAPAGADGERDDRPASDDSWGTMGMFYTVKPEHRSDFVGTFADVGEALSGMDGHRKTDLLANREDENDMFIASRWDSREDAMAFFRSDDFAETVEYGRDILEERPRHVFLA